ataatttctaaAGTTATAGTATCCTTATGTTTTCTATTAAGTGTTTGGAAATATttgatttcattttatattagGGTGATTTTTCCTCTATGGTTCATAttgttaaataaaacatgACTCACTAAATAGATTTGAAAtgagttttatttttatttgagtacgatatataaatagttcaaaattattttcgaattttttacTACATTATTATATGGATTTATTCGTATACCTGTCGTATACTTATcatatcattatatttttatttatcatcaCACTACAGCATAGTTTCCATTCATTATAACATTGGTGGtctattgttttatttttaacttgTCTGTTCCTGATTACTGCAGattgtatttattattttcttttattattttgacGCTCATTATTTTCTAGTACATATATAGGAATAAAAGAAAGATATGTTTTTCTTAACTTATAAATTACCTAGATTGATATTCAATGTTAAACCTATTAATGTCCATGTACGggggataaaaattatatatatcttgTTTTACTTCATTTCGTCCTCGAATTATATTCTGGATCGTGTTCTTGATCTTTTGAACTCGTGGATATAACAAGGATCCAACTGGGGTAAACTAAAGGAggtaataaatataacaaaaataaaaagaatttaaagcACAATTATGCCTGTTTAAtaggaatattttattacatgAGATGTTCGGTGTGTGTATTTATGCAAACAATCACAATTTACTTTATACAAAAGGTATGAAATGGTTGCAACCCCTATAAATGGAATACCACCTGTGAGGGCAATAGTTAAAGGTGCCTCGGCTACTTCAGACATTTCTGGAGAATGTTGAGGTCCTTGTAATTCCGGATATCCTGATTCTCTTCTGGAAATACGTTGTCCTATAATCACCGATTCTCCTGTTGATACTGATGGTTCCATTAATTCTACACTGGGTCCTGCAGAAGAAACTCTTTCTTCATCTCTTGTACTTGGAGTATCTGCATCATTAATTGTATGTGGACATAGAAATTTTGATAATAACTCTCCATATTGGttaattttctcaaaatcttctaatatattgtaataaTTGTAACCTTTTTCCGTTCTAGGTTGAGCTTTTAATCtcttatatatttcttgAATTTCATCTAGGTAATTCTTAACTctttttgtacatttgtgGCCTTCATTTCTAATATGTATCTCAATATTACGATAATTTATAGTATAGTcaaaaagttttttattatcaagAAAATCCTGTTTAGTTGATAATTCTTCACGTATAACACAATTAGAGGATTTAGGGTATATAGACCAAAAATTGCGTATCTCACTCATGATTTTCTGACGGTCATCTTCATTATGAACTTCAGGCATGTCatatatttgttcatatatccacaaattcaaaaatatgcatttaaCCGAATTACCTCCAACCAATCTTATTTTGTcataattctttaaaattgcTGTAAGATGTAGGCAAAAATCTCCAAATTGTCTATATTTATACTGTAATTTACTATTTACACCATCGCACTGAATTTGATCATATGAATGAGGGTACCTATATGggatattatttaatatattataataagaaGCAGTCATCGAAACAATTGGATCATtctgaaaattaaaaaaaaataaaataatagtgACCATATTGCTTTCTAGAATTTAATTAGCATTGTTTGTATgtcctttttattaatgaaaaaaaattatgcatgctgttatttaaataaaagtttAATTACTATGACCGCCATCATTGATAGTTCTTTTATGTGTTACTATGCATATGTTTGATGAAGAAATAgtgtttattattatatgttatactatgtgtaaaaaatattatcaactgtatatatatttgtatgtgtTTATcactgtttttttataaaagttAATAGTCTTTTATTTCAAGTgaatttaaaacatttaattGTATAGGGTTTAGAGTTCagtgtttatatttagttttcAGTGTTTAGGTTCAGGGTTCGGGGTTATGGTTCAGAGTTTAGGGTTTGGGGTTTAGTTTTGgggtttaatttttatttttgctgtatgggttcagggtttagggtacactaaatatttttttctatgcgaaactttaaaaagga
This portion of the Plasmodium cynomolgi strain B DNA, scaffold: 0093, whole genome shotgun sequence genome encodes:
- a CDS encoding CYIR protein (putative;~vir-type antigen); the encoded protein is MVTIILFFFNFQNDPIVSMTASYYNILNNIPYRYPHSYDQIQCDGVNSKLQYKYRQFGDFCLHLTAILKNYDKIRLVGGNSVKCIFLNLWIYEQIYDMPEVHNEDDRQKIMSEIRNFWSIYPKSSNCVIREELSTKQDFLDNKKLFDYTINYRNIEIHIRNEGHKCTKRVKNYLDEIQEIYKRLKAQPRTEKGYNYYNILEDFEKINQYGELLSKFLCPHTINDADTPSTRDEERVSSAGPSVELMEPSVSTGESVIIGQRISRRESGYPELQGPQHSPEMSEVAEAPLTIALTGGIPFIGVATISYLLYKFTPVGSLLYPRVQKIKNTIQNIIRGRNEVKQDIYNFYPPYMDINRFNIEYQSR